The sequence below is a genomic window from Nocardia fluminea.
CCGAAACGATTGCTCTGGGTATTCGGGTTGGTGGCGCCGGTGTGCGCGCTGCTGCCCTCGCAACTGGTGATGCGTACCGGACTCACGGTGTTCTGGTGGATCGAACCGATCATCGTGCTGTTCGTGATTCCCGTGCTGGATCGACTGATCGGCGATGACGGCCACAATCCCAGCGACGCCGACTACGAAGAACTCAGTGCCAACCGCTTTTACCGGTGGTGCACCTACCTGTTCCTCCCCGTGCAAGTCGCCGCCCTGGTGATCGCCTGCTACCTGTGGGCGGGCTCGCAACTTCGATTCGTCGACAAGCTGGGACTGGCCGTGACTGTCGGCTTCTTGGCGGGTATCGGTATCAACGCCGCACACGAACTCGGTCACCGGGTCGAGCGGCTCGAGCGGTGGCTGGCGAAGGTGGCGCTGGCGCAATCCGGGTACGGGCATTTCTACGTCGAGCACAACCGGGGCCATCATGCCCGGGTCGCCACGCCGCAGGACCCGGCGAGCGCCCGGTTCGGTGAATCGTTGTGGAAATTCCTGCCCCGCAGCGTGATCGGGGGGTTTCGGTCAGCGCTCGAACTCGAACGGGAACGGCTGCTACGCCAGCAACGCTCGTGGTGGAGCCCGTGCAACAACGTTCTGCAGTCGTGGGCGATGACGGTGGTGCTGTTCGGCGGGCTCGTCGCGACATTCGGGCCCGAGATCTTGCCCTATCTCGCCGTTCAGGCGGTGATCGGTATCTGGCTGCTCGAGACGGTGAACTACGTCGAGCACTACGGTCTGCTGCGATGTCGGTTGCCGAACGGTCGCTGGGCGCGTTGCTCGCCGGCCGACAGCTGGAACTCCGACCGCCTCGTCACCAACATCTTCTTGTTTCACCTGCAGCGCCACAGCGATCATCACGCCAATCCCGGGCGCCGATATCAGACGCTGCGCACCACGTCCGAGGCCCCACAGCTGCCCGCGGGCTATGCCACCATGATTCTCGTGGCGTCGGTGCCGATGTTGTGGCGGCGCACCATGGATCCCCGGGTCCTGGCGCATTACGACGGCGACCTCACCCGCGTCAATACGATGCCCGACGGGGTTCGGCGTGCGGGGCGCGGGCCGAAATGATCGCGAGGAAAGCTGGTACCCGCCTTGCCGGGGGACAGTGAATTCGCATTCTCACTACAGTGTGGTGGGCTCGCCGAACACTGCTCCGCTGTCGTCGACTTCGGGTGTGCTGGTTTCTATGTAGGTGTATTGGCGAATGGTGGCCGGGCCCACGCAGTTGTCCACCTTGATGTGGAAGTCGCGGGTCACGATCTGCACGGTCTTGCCCGGGATCAGCGGCTTGCCATCCCCGATATCGACGTTGGTGATGTCGCCCGGCTGCAGTTCCAATTCCAGGAAAAGGCCCGGATCCACCGCAATGGAGGGGAGGACGCCGTTGAACTCCTGTACCTGTCCCGATTCGAACTCCTGCGATTGCCCGGACGACTGCGTCCGGGACTGCACCGACTCGCCGTTACTCGACCGCTCGACGGTCTGCGACTGTGACTGCTCCGTCGCCTGCCGCTGCGCCTGCTCCGTCGCGTAGTTCTGCTGCGGCCCCTCCAGGCCGAATTCGGTGGTGGGATCGATGCCGGGGAGCACGGCACCGATCTTGGCGGGACAGCCGACGGAGTATCCGGTCTTGAGCACGCCCTCGGCCTGCCCGTCGAGCCGTCCGTACGCGACAGTGGAGACCAGCGCTTCACGACTGGTCGGGATGCTGTTCAACGGCGCGATTCGATTGATGACTTCGTCGTGGGTGCCGACGGTGAAACTGCCCGTATCCGACGCGAAAGTCTTCTCGTGCGGTGGCAGATTGACGATATCGGCGTGCGCGGTGGGCTGCGACAGAACGGCCAGCGTTGAGGCGGCGTAAATCACTCTCCGAATGATTCGCAACATGGCCCTGGACACTAGTCACCCGACAGCCGGTTCCCTTTCGTCACGCGGGCGCGTGTCCTGACCGATGCGGCTTCTTGTTCGCTCGTTCATCGGGCACCGCAGCGGTTTACGCACCGATGTCGGCCTCATGACATAAGCTGACCCCCCGGCACCGCGATATCCGTGCCTGGTTCTGCGCTTGACAGAGATGCCCGCAGTTTCGATCGAGATCTCTCGGGTCGAACATCACGCTTTCTGCTCACGATCCGCTGACAAGCGGTGTTGCGCTTTATCCGTGGCGATTGTGCTGTTCGGTTCGATAGTTGCCCTGGACAGACCACCTCGCACGAAGGATCGGTATGAAGAGCGGAAAACGCGCCTGGATCGCAGCACTCACGGGAACCCTCGTGGTCGTCGGCGCCGGGATCGTGGCAACACCGACGGCAGGGGCCCAGCCGCCGCAGTTACAGGCGTCAGGGGGTGACGTTCTCCATGTCGAAGGTGCGGCGACGGCGATCACGATTCCCGGCGCCGCCGGGCCGATACCGGCACGATCCACTCGCCTCGTCTACACCAGCAACGACACCCACGGCGCGCCGAACACGGTGGTCGGCACCTATCTGGAGCCGAGTCAGCCCTGGACCGGGCCGGGCCCGCGACCACTGGTGGCCTACGCGGGCGGCGCACAGGGGCAGAACGCCGAATGCTCGCCCTCGGCGATGCTGGCGCAGGTGATCCGGTACCAGCCGCCTGCCGACGTGGTCTTCGAATACGACATCATCGCGATCTATCAACTCCTGGCGAGCGGGATGGCGGTCGTGATGACCGACTATCACGACTTCGGGGTACCGGGAGTGCACAACTTCCTGAATCGCAGGACGCAGGCATACGCGGTGCTCGATTCCGCGCGCGCCGCGCTGCGGCTGCCCGGTTCGGGGCTCGGCCCGGACTCGCCGGTCATCATCTACGGCTACTCCCAGGGCGGAATGGCCTCCGCTGCCGCCGCCGAACTGCAGGCCGAGTACGCACCCGAACTCCAGGTACGCGGGGTGCACGTGGGCGGGCCGGTGGTGGGACCGCAGGATTTCATCGTGCGCAGCGACGGCAACCCCGGCGTCGCACCTGCTATCGCGTGGGTGCTCAACGGAATCGCCGCCGACTATCCCGAAACCCGCCCGGTACTCGACGCCGTGCTCAACGACACCGGTAAGGCGATCCTGCACAACTCCGTCGGCACGTGCGGCGGCGGTCTCTCCGAGATTTTCGTCCAGCCCCAGGACACGTCGCGATGGACGACCAGCGGACTGCCGCTCACGGCCGTGATCGACGGCTCCCCCGAGTTGAAGCGGGCATTCGACGAGCAGCGGCTCGGCGGGCCCGCTCCCGCGGCGCCCGTGCGCGTCTACTCGGCCAGGTACGACGACAAGGCCACCTACCCGGCCGCCCGCGACATGGTCGCGCGATGGTGCGGCGGTGGGGCGGCGGTACTCCTGGATGCGGACGCCACGGTGCCCGCGATGTCGGGCTTCTTGGGCACCCACGATCTGGCCTTCTTCCCGTCGCTGACGAGTTCGCAGCCCTGGATGGTCGATCGCCTCGCCGGCGTGCCCGCTCCGGTGAACTGCGCGGCGCTGCCCTGATCGTTGTGGTCGTGACGATGGTGCTCGCGCTGTTCAGTTGACCAGAATCGGTGCCCCGTCGGATGGCACATTCGTGATGTTGCGGACCCTGCCCCGAGGTCTCGCGGCCGCGGGCAG
It includes:
- a CDS encoding alkane 1-monooxygenase; translated protein: MRVPRPRHLLERYFVPAADPKRLLWVFGLVAPVCALLPSQLVMRTGLTVFWWIEPIIVLFVIPVLDRLIGDDGHNPSDADYEELSANRFYRWCTYLFLPVQVAALVIACYLWAGSQLRFVDKLGLAVTVGFLAGIGINAAHELGHRVERLERWLAKVALAQSGYGHFYVEHNRGHHARVATPQDPASARFGESLWKFLPRSVIGGFRSALELERERLLRQQRSWWSPCNNVLQSWAMTVVLFGGLVATFGPEILPYLAVQAVIGIWLLETVNYVEHYGLLRCRLPNGRWARCSPADSWNSDRLVTNIFLFHLQRHSDHHANPGRRYQTLRTTSEAPQLPAGYATMILVASVPMLWRRTMDPRVLAHYDGDLTRVNTMPDGVRRAGRGPK
- a CDS encoding MspA family porin, yielding MIYAASTLAVLSQPTAHADIVNLPPHEKTFASDTGSFTVGTHDEVINRIAPLNSIPTSREALVSTVAYGRLDGQAEGVLKTGYSVGCPAKIGAVLPGIDPTTEFGLEGPQQNYATEQAQRQATEQSQSQTVERSSNGESVQSRTQSSGQSQEFESGQVQEFNGVLPSIAVDPGLFLELELQPGDITNVDIGDGKPLIPGKTVQIVTRDFHIKVDNCVGPATIRQYTYIETSTPEVDDSGAVFGEPTTL
- a CDS encoding lipase family protein, encoding MKSGKRAWIAALTGTLVVVGAGIVATPTAGAQPPQLQASGGDVLHVEGAATAITIPGAAGPIPARSTRLVYTSNDTHGAPNTVVGTYLEPSQPWTGPGPRPLVAYAGGAQGQNAECSPSAMLAQVIRYQPPADVVFEYDIIAIYQLLASGMAVVMTDYHDFGVPGVHNFLNRRTQAYAVLDSARAALRLPGSGLGPDSPVIIYGYSQGGMASAAAAELQAEYAPELQVRGVHVGGPVVGPQDFIVRSDGNPGVAPAIAWVLNGIAADYPETRPVLDAVLNDTGKAILHNSVGTCGGGLSEIFVQPQDTSRWTTSGLPLTAVIDGSPELKRAFDEQRLGGPAPAAPVRVYSARYDDKATYPAARDMVARWCGGGAAVLLDADATVPAMSGFLGTHDLAFFPSLTSSQPWMVDRLAGVPAPVNCAALP